GACTGTCACACTGACAGTGAAAAATATAAAGGGCTCAACTGCAAGGAGAGCATCTTCACGTTAATACCACAGTAGTTTGCAGCTCTATTTATTTGTAAATCTTGTATGCTATGGGGATATTAATACATTGGAGAACTTATTGTAAAGATTAAGGGCAATCTACTTTAAGTGTATGGCAAAAAACTGACACAGTGGTGCTTAATGATTGtaactgaaaaatttattttaaaacaagaatggCAGTAAATTAAAGCATATTTATTTTGGGAGATTCTATAGTAAATGAAAACTGACGTGATAGGTATGGAAGATAAAGAAGGCCTCAAGTCTAGCTTGAACAGCCATAATTGATGGTGAGGCCATTGGAGAATGACAATaggaaacatttagaaaatgtgtTGGGGAGATGTAATGAAATTATTTAGCATTATGAGTGACTATAACGTGCCAGAGACTGAGCACTGAGAATATAATGGAAGGAAAGACTGTCCTTGAATTAAAGGAGCCcacaacattttttattaaattcttaCTTTTCATTTTGTATGCCATTTAGTTATTTTGGGGCATATATGTAACATTTCTTATACCATAATTGACTAGAGGCAGAGTCCATAATTCAGTCATTGCTTTTGTATCCTTgtacaaaataattatatgttcTGTATAATTCAGTTCTTgcaaatttataaactttatctCCTTTTACTGTTCACCAAAATCTATGAGGCAAATATCAGTCATGATTAGTAATCGACTTCTGAATGAATGTAAGGATCACACCATCcttccattctttcattcatctaTTTGAGCACAAACGACCTATAATGAGTAAGGGATTTTGAAAAGTGACACTATTTTATTGTTAATAGCTATGTTAagctgaaatttttaataaagacatatgaatatgagtgtgtatatgtgtatttgtaaatgaaaaaataaaaggaatagttTCCTTGAATAGTATATGGAGTCTAACAGTCATgttttatatgtacatacatgtatatataacatagacataaattatatatagacACTTAGGTAGCTATATTGATAAATGAATACAGATAAATAGATATCCTTAATCTTAAAAAACCTGAATGTTagggttttataattttagaagatCCTAGACGTCTAATTGCTCACACTTAATTCATGTCTACTGATAAATATCTGCAATTCTTGAGGTTGTgtaatagtatctacttcataTATGGTGAAATCTCAGCCTGAGTATGTATGTATCATTGCATACATTTTCTTTCGTATTTTGTTGATAGTAGAACCAATGAGAATTGATCAACTTAGTCACCATTTCTAATGATCAAAAGATTTATAAATCAACTCTTATTAGCTTAAgttatgaaaaaaagaagagcaaaatggTTTATTTGCTGTTTAGAAAAGTAAACAATAGGGcatagcatggtggctcacgcctgtaatccaagcattctgggaggccgaggtacgtggatcacttgaatccaggagtttgagacaaacctgggcaacatggtgaaacctcatctctatagaatataaaataaaataaaaaataaaataagacaaaataaaataaaataaaataaaaaattagccaaggatgATGGTATACACTTGTAGTGCCAGCtattgagaggctaaggtgggagggctgcttaagcttgggaggtagaggctgcagtgagcagtgatcaaaccattgcactccagcatggggaaaagaaagagtgagaccctgtctcaaagaaaaaaaaaaaaagaaaagaaaagaaaaagaaaaattaataatggtAAAAGTTAGATATTGTGTTAactattttgcaatttttttcatttaatagaaaAATCATGCAGTAATATAATGATCTATGATTTATTACATCTCTAGTGTTTAAAACATCCCTTGATTTTATAATAGCTGCTCAAAAATTATTTGACGAATGAAGGTGTAAGtagatgaataaaagaaaagccCACATTTGTTCAATGAAATGAATGATACGAAGAGAGGGTTGTCCCAGTCCCCACATAAAAGAGATTTGGGGCATAGAATAATCTATATATTGGgcattcctttctctcctttgggAGAGCACAATGGCAGTGAAATTACTGAGAGAGTTTTAGCAGGTAATTATAGGcatacattttacatttcagGATCACCAATTAATTTTTAACTTATCACCTTCTGTATCAACAAATAAGATAGCTGTTACTGAATAATTTCTGTGCAATATAGGCCTTACAGTGACAAAGAAGCCTGTTACTAAATCTCCCTAAAGAGAATTATTGGAAACCTGGATTGGATGATGTTAAACATTAGTcctttaatttaataaaaaccaGAATGACACAATAAATGATAGCAAGTTCATGttactttaaaattacataaatgaggaaaattaaaattattcaaataagaaTTCCAATCATTAACATCAAGTATTAATATAAACAAccaatgctataaattttaaaactagttttaatcaaatatatattttgaatcatATCTAATGTAAAATTCTTAcaatttgtactttttaaatttttccattgttagctgattttgtttttaatgagtaGTCCTTTTAGGATATTGAGGATGTTCTCTCCTTTTAGTTAAACATATATGATCAAACTTTTTTTGTTCCTTAAACTTTGTCCTTTTGACACCTAGCCTTCGGTAAAAATGAATGGGTtcttggaaaagaggaaatctgCCAAATCATGTTATCGTTTAGTCTTGTCATACGACTGTATTTTTAACTAgaatatatattgttttccttttataatcaGGCTAACATGCAAACAAAAATATCTGTGTTCAGAGTGATGTGGGCCCTTTCAGTCTGGAAGTTGGGAAAATATCATCACTTAATAAGATTGAAATAATTCTACATTAAGGACACGTCAGTATTGCACCTTGATTCAATCCAAAAGCACAGCATTTTCACTAAGTAGAGAGCACACTGATCTTTGGTATTATTTACGATATACTCAGCAGGGAACGTGGCTTCCTAGTCTATGCCCAACAAAATGCTCCTTTTATAAATAAATCCTGTTGTGGAGGTTGAGAAATAAGGAATCAGTTAGTGTCAGCTAACTTTCATGATTCTTAGGAACTCTGGATAATTAGCTGCCagtgtttcaatttttttatttttattttcttgccttctaTGGAATCTTTGACAGGAAAGCAGGCTTTGTTACAAACAAATGTATCATGCGTTTTAAAATCTTGATATAATTGTAAAGCTGTGTCTTAATGGAATATTCTGCATTATTACTGTCATCAGTAGGCATTTTCAAAGTCACCACGGGAGGTAAGTATATTTTCCATTAAAGGATTCTTTTAGTCTGAAATCTGCCTGAACTATTATTCCCTATAAACGTCAATGGCATGaatgccataaaaaatgagaaaatgttttattctttcaggTATGATTTTAGtgaatataaacaaaatgaaattactgCATTGTTGGTGTCTTGAGATATTTAGCATAAGGATGGCCATGTTTTAAGTTTGTTTAAATGgcaaatttttatgtgttttataaatGACTATTACTTTGTATATGAAGAGTTTTCCACATATCATAGCATATCAAGACTCGCTGGAAAAATAATTCTTGCCTAAATCATATTAATTTGGTTAGCACTTTCAATACTAATGATAATGACATTGTGTTCTTACCTGTATGTAAGGTAATTTTGTATCAAGATATTTAGTTCAGGGAGAAAGTCTTCCAtcctagggaaaaaaagaagctaCAGACAAAGTAGTTGTAAAAactggtttatttttttaaaaataaatacaaaaatataaatataaaacattagcagATAGAATTTGATGAAATGAAATTGCACAAATGTCTGTATACCAGGTTGCATATCACACCTACTAACATCAcatgtacatttttgtttttttaatttaatgtacaGAACAGGATATACTGTAAaatttttcttcacctttttaaAAGCTTCATTTGCAAGGGCAGGACATGTACCTAACAGAAGCGGCTTGTTTGTGAGGTTGCTTAAGGGAGAACTATCCTGTTCATGTTtctgaaattatcttttatttactaAGATGGACAACACTGTATTTCCATAGCTTTGGCTCTTGGAAgtgattaaataaaatgtcatatatattcCATGAGACATCCTACAGGAAAGAATTAATGTAATTAATGAACAAATTAAgaagtaaatgagaaaaaaaattgtgctgaCTGGCAGGAAAATGCTCCTGAATATCAAATATTGTGAAGTGGAGACAGCATGGGTAGAGTTACTTTCTCTTGTTTGAACAGAACATATATCCTACGTTAAGAGTCTTTGTCACTTTCCCCACCACCATACATTTCTGCTAGCTTATTAAACCGAGGGCCCCATTCTCGGAGGTAATCGTAGTTTTGGTCTCCTTCAGTAGTACCTGATTCTAATGAACTCAGAGATTCAGCAATGGAATCATTTCCTTCATAGGCATAGGTTGCAAGTGAGTCGTAGGGGGGTGCGGTGGGGTCAAGATCATGCTCTTTTAGCCTTTCATTAATGAAATCCCGGACGTCCGTGTTATCTGGAGCTGTAGGAGTCCTCCGAGGAATAAATAACGTTTCTGGAATAATATCTCGCCGGAGCTTTTTTTCCTCAATGGCTGCAGGATTCCTCAGGGTGCCGATATCAAAGGCCTGGGTGTCCTCCTCTCCACCACCCTCATCGTTATA
The genomic region above belongs to Homo sapiens chromosome 5, GRCh38.p14 Primary Assembly and contains:
- the CDH10 gene encoding cadherin-10 isoform 2 (isoform 2 is encoded by transcript variant 2), with product MQSCSAEALLLPAGLSTGALIAILLCIIILLVIVVLFAALKRQRKKEPLILSKEDIRDNIVSYNDEGGGEEDTQAFDIGTLRNPAAIEEKKLRRDIIPETLFIPRRTPTAPDNTDVRDFINERLKEHDLDPTAPPYDSLATYAYEGNDSIAESLSSLESGTTEGDQNYDYLREWGPRFNKLAEMYGGGESDKDS